The Methanofervidicoccus sp. A16 genome has a segment encoding these proteins:
- a CDS encoding MFS transporter, translating into MKKEYNPKETVIILWLVSFITMIGIGLIAPLMSKYAQLLGASNFEIGIIFGSFALARTIAQIPVGYLSDKYGKKIFLLIGTFFYGFFTILYPFANSVVHLMVLRILNGISSSFINPVAGAYVATVAPKGKLGEYMGLFNSALPLGFSLGPLIGGVIAKWYGIEAPFYFCGALSFVSFLVCLFKLKNIKINRDGSFTYVSKLIVKYEGSVKRGFFSTKFLRDRCFFSAYIINLIYYIVNTGIIAYLAVYASDYIGLDQVGILIASTNLTMGALQRKFGEIYDRGGTYGTLLVCGGLLLSALGFYLLSIFSSFFTTLSPILKIFSALELVAIGGAMYLPAVNSLAMKGVSMEDKGMAMGLFSTSLNIGMFLGAVVLGYLADLFGLSNMYKISSIILTVVGVFAYFYIRGE; encoded by the coding sequence TTGAAGAAAGAGTACAATCCCAAGGAGACTGTAATTATACTGTGGTTAGTATCCTTTATAACCATGATCGGGATAGGTTTAATTGCACCACTGATGTCAAAGTACGCCCAACTACTTGGGGCATCAAACTTCGAGATCGGCATCATCTTTGGTTCATTTGCCCTTGCAAGGACTATTGCACAGATACCTGTAGGATACCTCTCAGATAAGTACGGTAAGAAGATATTTCTCTTGATAGGTACCTTCTTCTATGGTTTCTTTACTATACTCTATCCCTTTGCAAATTCTGTGGTACATCTAATGGTGTTAAGGATACTCAACGGTATTTCCTCATCCTTTATAAATCCAGTGGCTGGAGCCTACGTTGCCACAGTTGCACCTAAGGGTAAACTTGGAGAGTATATGGGATTGTTTAACTCTGCACTACCTTTAGGTTTCTCTCTGGGACCTCTCATAGGGGGTGTAATTGCAAAGTGGTATGGAATAGAGGCACCTTTCTACTTCTGTGGTGCTTTAAGTTTTGTATCTTTCCTTGTATGCCTCTTTAAGTTGAAAAATATAAAGATAAATAGAGATGGAAGTTTTACATACGTCTCAAAACTCATTGTAAAATACGAGGGTTCTGTTAAAAGAGGATTTTTTTCTACGAAGTTTTTAAGGGATAGGTGTTTTTTCTCTGCCTATATTATAAATCTGATATACTACATTGTAAATACAGGTATTATAGCTTATTTGGCAGTATATGCTAGTGATTATATAGGGTTGGATCAGGTTGGGATCTTAATAGCCTCTACAAACTTAACTATGGGCGCTCTCCAGAGGAAGTTTGGGGAGATATACGATAGGGGAGGTACATATGGTACTTTACTGGTGTGTGGAGGACTTCTCCTAAGTGCTTTAGGGTTCTATCTACTTTCCATATTTTCCTCATTTTTCACAACCCTTTCCCCGATTCTCAAGATATTTTCCGCCTTAGAACTGGTGGCAATCGGTGGAGCCATGTACCTTCCCGCTGTAAATTCCTTAGCCATGAAAGGGGTAAGTATGGAGGATAAGGGAATGGCCATGGGGCTCTTTAGCACAAGTTTAAATATTGGAATGTTCTTAGGTGCTGTAGTGTTGGGATACCTTGCAGATCTCTTTGGATTATCAAATATGTATAAGATATCCTCCATTATTTTAACTGTTGTAGGTGTGTTCGCTTACTTTTACATTAGAGGAGAGTGA
- a CDS encoding protein-L-isoaspartate O-methyltransferase: MKIIEEMIPIVERLKREGYIKSEKVIQALLKVPREEFLPEELKEYAYVDTPLSIGYGQTISAIHMVGMMCEALDLKEGQKVLEVGTGSGYHAAVVSEIVGKDGLVVTIERIPELAERAKRVLKRLGYDNVIVVCGDGTLGYPPLAPYDRIYITAGGPKIPKPLIDQLKDGGKLVAPVGSRGVQELILLEKRGGKIFEKKLCEVAFVPLIGEEGWREY; this comes from the coding sequence ATGAAGATCATAGAGGAGATGATTCCAATAGTGGAGAGGTTGAAAAGGGAGGGATACATAAAGAGTGAGAAAGTTATCCAGGCCCTCTTAAAGGTTCCAAGGGAGGAGTTCCTACCGGAGGAGTTGAAGGAATACGCCTATGTGGATACTCCTCTAAGTATTGGATACGGCCAGACTATATCTGCTATACACATGGTAGGTATGATGTGTGAGGCATTAGATCTAAAGGAGGGACAGAAGGTTTTAGAGGTGGGCACAGGTTCAGGATACCATGCTGCTGTAGTGTCTGAGATCGTTGGAAAGGATGGGTTGGTGGTAACCATAGAGAGGATTCCAGAGTTGGCAGAGAGGGCTAAGAGGGTACTTAAGAGGTTAGGTTATGACAACGTGATAGTTGTATGTGGAGATGGTACCTTGGGATATCCACCTCTCGCTCCCTACGATAGGATTTATATCACTGCAGGGGGACCGAAGATACCTAAGCCTTTAATTGATCAGTTGAAGGATGGAGGAAAGTTGGTGGCACCGGTAGGTAGTAGAGGAGTTCAGGAGTTAATACTCCTGGAAAAAAGAGGAGGTAAAATATTTGAAAAAAAGTTATGTGAGGTTGCATTTGTCCCGCTTATTGGAGAGGAAGGATGGAGGGAGTATTAA
- the fwdC gene encoding tungsten-dependent formylmethanofuran dehydrogenase subunit FwdC, producing the protein MEIILTLREDITVPVELDALLPEKMQDMDVEEIKNIEVPQGRTTVKVGEIFDVKVIESDIPKMTIKNSSIKLKRVGEGMTTGEIVIEGDVGMHVGAEMKGGRIVVNGNADNWAGQGMKGGELIIKGNAGNYIGSAYRGGYKGMSGGLIVVEGNAGHEIGEHIVGGMIHIKGNVGYFVGIHAKGGIIRIDGDVPGRLGAEMIKGAIVVNGKVSEVLPSFKYEGIVENPVIKIKKKDEGTKIEGVYHLFTGDYVNNKPKGQLYISVASNPHLG; encoded by the coding sequence ATGGAGATTATACTTACACTTAGGGAGGATATTACAGTCCCAGTAGAGTTAGATGCACTACTCCCTGAAAAGATGCAGGATATGGACGTAGAGGAGATTAAGAATATAGAAGTGCCTCAGGGAAGGACAACTGTAAAGGTAGGAGAAATATTCGACGTTAAGGTAATAGAGAGCGATATACCAAAGATGACAATAAAGAACTCCTCCATTAAGTTAAAGAGAGTTGGAGAGGGTATGACTACCGGGGAGATCGTCATAGAAGGAGATGTAGGTATGCACGTTGGTGCGGAGATGAAAGGGGGCAGGATAGTTGTAAATGGAAATGCAGATAACTGGGCAGGACAGGGGATGAAAGGGGGAGAGTTGATAATAAAGGGTAATGCAGGGAATTATATAGGTTCTGCCTATAGAGGTGGATATAAGGGAATGTCTGGAGGTCTTATAGTGGTAGAGGGAAACGCCGGCCATGAGATAGGAGAGCATATAGTGGGAGGTATGATACATATAAAGGGAAATGTTGGGTACTTTGTAGGCATCCATGCAAAGGGAGGGATCATTAGGATAGATGGAGACGTCCCTGGTAGGTTAGGTGCCGAAATGATAAAAGGGGCCATAGTTGTAAATGGTAAGGTTTCTGAGGTACTGCCATCCTTTAAATACGAGGGCATAGTTGAGAATCCAGTTATTAAGATAAAGAAGAAGGATGAAGGCACTAAGATAGAGGGGGTTTATCACCTATTTACAGGGGATTACGTAAATAACAAACCTAAGGGACAGCTGTACATATCTGTAGCTAGTAATCCTCATTTAGGATAA
- the fwdA gene encoding tungsten-dependent formylmethanofuran dehydrogenase subunit FwdA produces the protein MEYIIKNGIVFDPLNKVDGEQMDICIKDGVIVESVSEDAKVIDASGCVVMPGGIDSHTHIAGPKVNTGRLMRPEDSYKDLYLKRGLKPGTGFSIPTTYKTGYEYCEMGYTTAIEAAMPPLKAKHVHDEFVDTPQIDKGALTLFGNNWMVMRYLKEKDYELCAAYVAWVLKTVRGFAIKIVNPGGTEAWGWGRNVHGLDDPTPYFGITGREIVRGLGIVNEMLGLPHSIHVHPNDLGHPGNWKTTIETMDCVKDIEPKPKYGERETTYYNAHVQFHSYGGTSWKDFVSKGVEIAEYVNKVDHVVVDVGQITLDETTTMTADGPMEYDLHMSTGNKWANCDVELETGSGVVPFYYSPKGPVYSVQWAIGLDIFLNTDPSKVLLATDHPNGGPFTRFSRIIAWLMSKKYRDYWLNEKVHKWARTRSSVGDNDKEYTMYEIAQITRANQAKVLGLSLERGHLGVGAIADIAIYDIGPEEKDPKVIERAFRYAKYTFKNGEIVVKDGNIVKEVFGDTLYVDVKIDETLEKELMKDLEEVFKKDYTVQMENYKVPEYLANNWKVIQIDNSEIS, from the coding sequence ATGGAATACATTATAAAAAACGGGATTGTATTCGATCCCCTAAATAAAGTTGATGGAGAACAGATGGATATCTGTATAAAGGATGGAGTAATTGTAGAGTCTGTTTCTGAGGACGCCAAGGTAATAGACGCCAGTGGATGTGTAGTAATGCCTGGAGGTATAGATTCCCATACCCATATTGCAGGACCTAAGGTAAACACTGGAAGGTTGATGAGACCAGAGGACAGTTATAAGGATCTTTACTTGAAGAGGGGATTAAAACCAGGTACTGGATTCTCCATCCCTACAACTTATAAAACAGGGTACGAGTACTGTGAGATGGGGTACACTACTGCAATAGAGGCAGCTATGCCACCACTGAAGGCAAAGCACGTCCACGATGAATTTGTAGATACCCCCCAGATAGACAAAGGGGCGTTAACACTATTTGGTAACAACTGGATGGTTATGAGGTATCTTAAGGAGAAGGACTATGAACTATGTGCAGCCTATGTAGCCTGGGTTTTAAAGACTGTAAGGGGGTTTGCCATAAAGATTGTAAACCCAGGTGGAACTGAAGCCTGGGGATGGGGAAGGAACGTCCATGGTCTCGACGATCCTACACCGTACTTCGGTATAACTGGAAGGGAGATAGTAAGGGGGTTAGGGATAGTAAACGAGATGTTAGGGCTACCTCACTCCATCCACGTCCATCCAAACGACTTAGGACATCCTGGGAACTGGAAAACAACTATAGAAACCATGGACTGTGTTAAGGATATAGAACCTAAACCTAAGTATGGAGAGAGGGAGACTACATACTACAACGCCCACGTCCAATTCCACTCCTACGGAGGAACATCCTGGAAGGACTTCGTAAGTAAGGGGGTTGAAATTGCAGAGTATGTCAACAAGGTAGATCATGTAGTTGTAGATGTAGGTCAGATCACCTTAGATGAGACGACAACCATGACTGCGGACGGACCTATGGAGTACGACCTCCATATGTCAACAGGTAACAAGTGGGCAAACTGTGATGTTGAATTGGAGACAGGATCTGGAGTTGTACCATTCTACTACTCTCCAAAGGGACCTGTATACTCTGTACAGTGGGCAATTGGTTTAGATATATTCCTCAACACAGATCCAAGTAAGGTATTACTGGCTACAGACCATCCAAATGGGGGGCCATTTACAAGGTTCTCAAGGATAATAGCCTGGCTGATGAGTAAGAAGTACAGGGACTACTGGTTAAATGAGAAGGTCCATAAGTGGGCGAGAACTAGATCCTCAGTTGGAGACAACGATAAGGAATACACCATGTACGAGATTGCACAGATAACCAGGGCAAATCAGGCAAAGGTATTGGGGCTTAGTTTAGAGAGGGGACACTTAGGAGTTGGAGCCATAGCAGATATTGCCATCTATGACATAGGACCTGAGGAGAAGGATCCAAAGGTTATAGAGAGGGCATTTAGATACGCTAAATACACCTTCAAGAATGGAGAGATAGTTGTTAAGGATGGAAATATAGTTAAGGAGGTATTTGGAGATACCCTATACGTAGATGTGAAAATAGATGAAACCTTAGAGAAGGAGTTGATGAAGGACTTAGAGGAGGTATTTAAGAAGGACTACACAGTACAGATGGAGAACTACAAAGTTCCAGAGTATTTGGCAAACAACTGGAAGGTTATCCAGATAGACAACTCCGAAATTAGTTAA
- the fwdD gene encoding tungsten-dependent formylmethanofuran dehydrogenase subunit FwdD has product MKFILNTARTIWQGEAIEAGKNLEMYRKAAAVCYINKEDMEKLGIKDGDTVKVISEYGDVVVYAKEANEPMPEGMVFIPMGPWANWVVSPETDSTGMPSYKDVPVEIVKAEGEKVLSMAELMRKKYIERD; this is encoded by the coding sequence ATGAAGTTTATACTTAATACGGCCAGGACTATCTGGCAGGGAGAGGCTATTGAAGCAGGAAAAAATCTTGAGATGTATAGAAAGGCAGCAGCAGTTTGCTATATAAATAAAGAGGATATGGAGAAGTTAGGTATAAAGGATGGAGATACTGTAAAGGTAATATCAGAGTATGGAGACGTTGTTGTCTATGCAAAGGAGGCAAATGAACCTATGCCTGAAGGTATGGTTTTCATACCTATGGGCCCCTGGGCAAATTGGGTAGTTTCACCTGAAACTGACAGTACTGGAATGCCCTCCTATAAAGATGTGCCTGTTGAAATAGTAAAGGCTGAGGGGGAGAAGGTTCTTTCAATGGCCGAACTGATGAGAAAAAAGTACATAGAAAGGGATTAA
- a CDS encoding 4Fe-4S binding protein translates to MYKLEVYQEKCHGCGNCVIVCPVNARDPNVFGGKGPEDDSKVVMRIINGVVTVINGDLCRGCGACVEACPVDAIKLIVE, encoded by the coding sequence ATGTATAAGTTAGAGGTATATCAGGAGAAGTGTCATGGATGTGGAAACTGTGTTATAGTATGTCCTGTGAATGCTAGAGATCCCAACGTATTTGGAGGAAAAGGACCAGAAGATGACAGTAAAGTTGTAATGAGGATTATAAATGGAGTTGTTACCGTCATCAACGGGGATCTATGTAGAGGATGTGGGGCATGTGTTGAAGCATGTCCTGTAGATGCTATAAAACTCATAGTAGAGTAA
- the fwdF gene encoding tungsten-dependent formylmethanofuran dehydrogenase subunit FwdF: MALVKKKVIDVKKEKLGKDFKIIREGSVEKRVLYWSDDYCVGCGICEDICPVGAIEMGPLGAIFKGVVDAPKLDVDSSKCVLCGMCASVCPFNAMDLEINGTSIKKLPQFPKIRKDITVDQDVCVLCKQCEVVCPQTAIHVKREVPERKTLVLGEIYINKDLCVFCGICADYCPADAITLVPNEETPLSLNPYKDIVVDTDACVYCKVCEKACPHGAIEVVCYKCPFVKRIKTPEIHKEIKGKVVVDKDTCVSCSWCERVCPVDAIKVEKPFEGELIIKEELCSGCGACVAICPCNALTFPKPKEQGEKVPRLVVNQDVCILCGACTKACPAGALEVKRSKRNMTDTKILAWKKAFDKLLN, translated from the coding sequence ATGGCATTGGTAAAGAAGAAAGTTATTGATGTAAAAAAGGAGAAATTAGGTAAAGATTTTAAAATAATAAGGGAAGGATCTGTTGAAAAGAGAGTACTCTATTGGAGCGATGATTACTGTGTTGGTTGTGGTATCTGTGAGGATATCTGTCCAGTTGGAGCCATAGAGATGGGTCCCTTAGGTGCCATCTTCAAGGGGGTTGTAGACGCTCCAAAGTTGGATGTGGATAGTTCAAAGTGTGTACTCTGTGGTATGTGTGCCTCTGTATGTCCCTTTAACGCAATGGACTTAGAGATAAACGGCACCTCCATAAAGAAACTCCCACAGTTCCCAAAGATCAGAAAGGATATTACTGTAGATCAGGATGTATGTGTTCTATGTAAGCAGTGTGAGGTGGTATGTCCTCAAACTGCCATACATGTTAAAAGAGAGGTCCCTGAGAGGAAAACCTTAGTCCTAGGGGAGATATACATCAATAAAGATCTCTGTGTATTCTGTGGAATATGTGCAGATTACTGTCCTGCAGATGCTATAACATTGGTGCCTAACGAAGAAACTCCATTAAGTTTGAACCCTTACAAGGATATCGTTGTAGATACTGATGCATGTGTCTACTGTAAGGTATGTGAAAAGGCATGTCCTCATGGAGCCATAGAGGTAGTATGTTATAAGTGTCCCTTTGTAAAGAGGATAAAGACACCTGAAATACATAAGGAGATAAAGGGGAAAGTTGTTGTAGATAAAGACACCTGTGTCTCCTGTAGTTGGTGTGAAAGGGTATGTCCAGTAGATGCTATAAAGGTGGAGAAGCCATTTGAAGGAGAGTTAATTATAAAGGAGGAACTGTGTAGTGGTTGTGGTGCATGTGTTGCCATATGTCCCTGTAATGCATTGACATTCCCAAAACCAAAGGAACAGGGAGAGAAGGTCCCAAGGTTAGTTGTAAATCAGGACGTATGTATCCTCTGTGGTGCATGTACAAAGGCATGTCCTGCAGGTGCATTGGAAGTTAAGAGATCTAAAAGAAACATGACAGATACCAAGATCCTTGCATGGAAGAAGGCTTTTGATAAGTTGTTAAATTAA
- a CDS encoding 4Fe-4S binding protein, which produces MPEHILSGIKAIVSMKLRREGKLQKEIAEYLNTNRTEISHYLQGRHPSKRVLKVSEEILRLPPQYAVRVINALSEDKEITSKIIKVLYNAKVEIEVDKCIFCGECLECPYKAIKMDSSDTIVVNNNRCKICGRCVSLCPTGALKLVFLNNNKMEE; this is translated from the coding sequence ATGCCAGAGCATATCCTATCGGGGATCAAAGCTATAGTAAGTATGAAACTTAGAAGGGAGGGGAAATTACAGAAGGAGATAGCAGAGTATTTAAATACAAATAGAACTGAGATCTCCCACTATCTACAGGGAAGACATCCATCGAAGAGGGTATTAAAGGTGTCTGAGGAGATCCTAAGACTGCCTCCTCAGTATGCAGTGAGGGTCATAAACGCTCTCAGTGAGGATAAGGAGATCACATCGAAGATTATCAAAGTGTTGTACAATGCCAAGGTAGAGATAGAGGTGGATAAGTGTATCTTCTGTGGAGAGTGTTTAGAGTGTCCCTACAAAGCCATAAAAATGGATAGCAGTGATACGATTGTTGTAAATAATAACAGATGTAAAATATGTGGAAGATGTGTATCTCTATGCCCAACAGGTGCTTTGAAATTGGTATTTCTAAATAACAATAAAATGGAGGAATAA
- a CDS encoding tyrosine--tRNA ligase gives MVDVENIIEKIVKNTVEIVTIEELKEILEKEDKKAYIGFEPSGRIHLGHYLQIKKMIDLQEAGFEIVILLADLHAYLNQKGSMEEIHQLAEENKKVFKAMGLSAKYIYGSEFQLEKDYVLDVHRIALKTTLKRARRSMELIAREEENPKVAEVIYPLMQVNDIKHLEVDVAVGGMEQRKIHMLAREILPSIGWKSPICIHNPVLTGLDGKGKMSSSKDNFIGVDDDPDIIRSKIRKAYCPMGVVEGNPVLEMARYFLEYPLTVERPEKFGGDIYVENYETLERLYREKEIHPMDLKNTVAEEIIRILEPIRKRIR, from the coding sequence ATGGTAGATGTAGAGAATATCATAGAAAAAATAGTAAAAAACACTGTAGAGATAGTAACCATCGAGGAGTTAAAAGAGATTCTAGAGAAAGAAGATAAAAAAGCCTATATAGGGTTTGAGCCCAGTGGAAGGATACACTTAGGACACTACCTACAGATTAAAAAGATGATAGACCTTCAGGAGGCAGGTTTTGAGATAGTGATCTTACTGGCAGATCTCCATGCCTATCTTAATCAGAAGGGTAGTATGGAGGAGATACACCAGTTGGCAGAGGAAAACAAAAAAGTATTCAAGGCTATGGGGTTATCTGCAAAGTACATCTACGGCAGTGAGTTCCAGTTAGAAAAAGATTACGTATTAGACGTTCATAGGATAGCACTGAAGACCACCTTAAAGAGGGCAAGAAGGAGTATGGAGTTGATAGCAAGGGAGGAGGAGAATCCTAAGGTTGCAGAGGTAATATATCCATTGATGCAGGTAAACGATATAAAACACTTAGAGGTAGATGTGGCAGTCGGTGGTATGGAACAGAGGAAGATACACATGTTGGCAAGGGAGATACTGCCATCTATAGGTTGGAAATCTCCAATATGTATCCACAACCCTGTACTTACAGGCTTAGATGGAAAGGGGAAGATGTCCTCCTCTAAGGATAACTTCATAGGGGTAGATGACGATCCAGATATTATCAGATCCAAGATAAGGAAGGCTTACTGTCCTATGGGGGTTGTAGAGGGGAATCCTGTACTGGAGATGGCGAGGTACTTCTTGGAATATCCACTAACTGTAGAGAGGCCTGAGAAATTTGGAGGGGATATTTACGTTGAAAACTACGAGACGTTGGAAAGGTTATATAGAGAGAAAGAGATCCACCCGATGGATCTAAAGAACACTGTTGCAGAGGAGATAATTAGGATACTTGAACCTATTAGGAAAAGAATAAGGTAG
- a CDS encoding formate--phosphoribosylaminoimidazolecarboxamide ligase, translating into MVISKEEILEIFDRYNKDEITIATLGSHTSLHILKGAKLEGFSTVVITTKDRDVPYKRFKVADRFIYVDKFSDISKEEVQEKLREMNAIVVPHGSFIAYCGLDNVENDFQVPIFGNRRILRWESERDLEGKLLRESGLRVPRKYNSPEEIDTPVIVKFPGARGGRGYFICSSEEEFWKKIDTLKEKGIISQEDVENAHIEEYVVGTNFCLHYFYSPLKDTVELMGIDRRYESNIDGIVRIPARDQLELDIEPSYVITGNIPVVIRESLLPQVFEMGDKLVAKSKEMVPPGMIGPFCLQTLCNENLELIVFEMSARIDGGTNSFMNGSPYSFLYHGEPLSMGQRIAREIRLALEMDMVDRVIS; encoded by the coding sequence ATGGTAATCTCTAAAGAAGAGATATTAGAAATATTTGACAGGTACAACAAAGACGAGATTACTATAGCCACCCTGGGAAGCCACACCTCCCTCCATATACTCAAGGGTGCCAAGTTGGAGGGTTTCTCCACTGTTGTGATTACTACTAAGGACAGAGACGTTCCCTATAAGAGATTCAAGGTAGCAGATAGGTTTATATACGTAGATAAATTTTCGGATATCTCCAAGGAGGAGGTACAGGAGAAGTTAAGGGAGATGAATGCAATAGTAGTGCCCCATGGTTCCTTTATAGCCTACTGTGGATTGGATAATGTTGAAAATGACTTCCAGGTGCCTATCTTTGGAAATAGAAGGATACTTAGATGGGAATCTGAGAGGGATCTCGAGGGAAAACTTCTAAGGGAGAGTGGTTTAAGGGTTCCAAGGAAGTACAACAGTCCAGAAGAGATAGATACTCCTGTAATAGTTAAATTCCCAGGGGCAAGAGGAGGAAGGGGATACTTCATCTGTTCCTCAGAGGAGGAATTCTGGAAAAAGATAGACACACTAAAAGAAAAGGGAATAATCTCCCAGGAGGATGTGGAAAATGCCCATATAGAGGAGTACGTTGTTGGTACCAACTTCTGTCTCCACTACTTCTACTCCCCTCTTAAAGATACAGTGGAACTTATGGGTATAGATCGTAGGTATGAGAGTAATATAGATGGAATAGTTAGGATCCCTGCAAGGGATCAGTTGGAGTTAGATATAGAGCCCTCCTATGTAATCACAGGTAATATTCCTGTGGTTATCAGGGAGAGTCTCCTCCCCCAGGTATTCGAGATGGGGGATAAGTTGGTGGCAAAATCTAAGGAGATGGTGCCCCCTGGTATGATAGGTCCTTTCTGTCTCCAGACACTATGTAACGAAAACTTAGAGTTGATAGTATTTGAGATGAGTGCAAGGATAGACGGGGGAACAAACTCCTTTATGAATGGAAGTCCTTACTCCTTCCTCTACCATGGAGAGCCTCTAAGTATGGGCCAGAGGATTGCTAGGGAGATCAGATTGGCGTTGGAGATGGATATGGTAGATAGGGTGATATCTTAA
- the dapB gene encoding 4-hydroxy-tetrahydrodipicolinate reductase has translation MVIKVAVTGALGRMGSGIIKTICQHPDLKLVAAVEVPNHEKRGEDVGKLLGIGEIGVALETADRLEDVLKESKPDVLVDFTAPEATVKTVKVSASHGVNLVIGTTGFTEEQRKEIEDTIKKHGVAAVISQNYAIGVNIFFKVLEFLARKLGDYDIEIVEMHHRYKKDAPSGTALRAAEIIKNNLDRDVSIIYGRVGILGERKKDEICIHAIRGGDVVGDHTVIFAGDGERLEVTHRASSRQAFVNGVILAVKFIAGKKEGIYNTFDVLGLRD, from the coding sequence ATGGTAATCAAAGTCGCTGTAACTGGTGCCCTTGGAAGGATGGGAAGTGGAATAATAAAAACTATATGTCAGCACCCAGATCTCAAATTAGTTGCTGCAGTTGAGGTCCCCAATCATGAGAAGAGAGGAGAAGATGTTGGTAAGTTGTTAGGTATTGGTGAAATAGGGGTTGCACTGGAGACTGCTGATAGGTTAGAGGATGTTCTAAAGGAGAGTAAGCCAGATGTACTCGTTGATTTTACGGCTCCTGAAGCCACTGTAAAAACTGTTAAAGTATCTGCTTCACATGGTGTAAATCTAGTTATTGGAACTACAGGATTCACTGAAGAACAGAGGAAGGAGATAGAAGATACTATAAAGAAACATGGCGTTGCTGCGGTGATATCCCAAAACTACGCTATAGGTGTGAATATCTTCTTTAAGGTTCTGGAGTTTTTGGCTAGGAAACTTGGAGACTACGACATAGAGATAGTGGAGATGCACCACAGATATAAAAAGGATGCACCAAGTGGTACTGCACTGAGGGCTGCAGAGATTATAAAGAATAATTTAGATAGAGATGTCTCCATTATCTACGGTAGGGTAGGGATCCTAGGAGAGAGGAAAAAAGATGAAATATGTATCCATGCTATAAGGGGAGGGGATGTTGTAGGAGATCATACAGTTATTTTTGCAGGTGACGGTGAGAGGTTGGAAGTCACTCATAGGGCTAGTAGTAGGCAGGCCTTTGTAAATGGGGTAATATTGGCTGTTAAGTTCATCGCTGGAAAGAAAGAGGGAATATACAATACCTTCGATGTACTAGGTCTTAGAGATTAA
- the trmY gene encoding tRNA (pseudouridine(54)-N(1))-methyltransferase TrmY: MREFILKANKAITSGDVNLKDLPGSCGRLDLVCRCVSSAFFLSHDIRRDTVFYSVHYGEPNPPVALKFVGSELKRVSPDERSIAIFIKKALSKEHDTHWRESTPGIYHAKRDFKDIVLEKLEEGRKVYLLHLKGKPIEEVINPKTYDEIKDRGFVFILGDHIGLTEEDERFLRDLKIERISISPLELHANQCIDIVHNVLDKLEYMEK, from the coding sequence TTGAGGGAGTTTATACTGAAGGCCAACAAGGCCATAACCTCTGGGGATGTAAACCTCAAGGATCTTCCTGGGAGTTGTGGCAGGTTGGATCTCGTATGTAGATGTGTAAGTAGTGCATTTTTCCTCTCCCATGATATAAGAAGGGATACTGTTTTTTACTCTGTACACTACGGAGAACCTAACCCTCCAGTGGCTTTGAAATTTGTAGGATCTGAATTGAAAAGAGTGAGCCCTGACGAGAGAAGTATAGCTATATTTATAAAGAAGGCACTAAGTAAGGAGCATGATACCCACTGGAGGGAGAGTACTCCAGGTATATATCACGCCAAGAGGGATTTTAAAGATATAGTACTTGAGAAATTAGAGGAGGGAAGAAAGGTCTACCTCTTACATCTAAAGGGGAAACCTATTGAGGAAGTTATTAATCCCAAAACCTACGATGAGATAAAAGATAGAGGCTTTGTCTTTATACTTGGGGATCATATAGGATTGACTGAAGAGGATGAAAGATTCTTAAGAGATTTAAAAATAGAGAGAATATCTATATCACCTTTAGAGTTGCATGCAAACCAGTGTATAGATATAGTTCATAACGTACTGGACAAGTTGGAGTATATGGAAAAATAG